ACCGTCGCGATGTTCATCCTCCTAGCGAACGCTTGGTGGACGATCTCGCACATGCCGCCCCCCCAGGAGAAGCTGCCGGTCGACGCCCAAGCGGACGCCGCCCCCAAAGGCGCGGACAAGCGACTCGCCGCGGTCGAGAAGGGCGCAGGCGCTGAGGACGAACCGGCGGAGCAGGCCCCGGCCGCTGGGGAGCCGGAAGACGTTCACCCCCGCCAGTACGTGACGCTGGGTTCGCTCGACCCGAAAAGTCCCTACCGCATGCTCGCCACCCTCACGAACGAGGGCGCCGGGGTGCGGCGAATTGAACTGGCCAGTTCCCGGTATCTCGACCTCTACAGCCTGGAACAGCGCATCGGCTATCTCGGCCATTTGGAGCTCGCCCCCGAGCGAGGAGGGCTGCGAGTCGGCGCCGTCGGCCTCGGGACCCCGGCCGCCGCTGCGGGGCTCCTGCCGGGCGACCTCGTCGTCGCGGCGGGGACGAAGGAGGTCAAGCCGGTCGCCTCGCTGAAGGAATTCGTCGACGCGACCCGCGGCCGGTCCAAGGCGGAAGTCACCTTGCGAATCGACCGCGCCGGCGTCGAGCAGGAACTCAAGGTCAGGCTGGTGCGGCGCCCGCTCGAGGTCGTGCGCCCCGAGTCGGAGAACGTCCGACTGTGGAAGGACGACGTGCCGGCGGACTACGCCCAGCCCCCCTCGTTCCGCGTGACGACCCCCCAGATCGGCGACGAGACGCTGGCGGATCTCCACAAGCAGATTCTCAAACAGGCCGAGCAGCGCGGCGTGGCCCCCGGCGAACTGCCCGCCGAACTCCCCGGCGTCGATTTGATGAACGCCAACTGGCGGCTCGTCGAGCATTCCGAGGAGTCCGCGACGTTCGAGCGGCGTCTGCCCAAGCATGGCCTGACGGTGGTGAAGCGTTATCGGCTGGCGAAGCTTCCCGCACAGGGCGAGGGGGCGCCGGCGGGATCGTCGTCGCTCGACGCGCCGGCGTATCACCTGATGCTTGAACTGTCGATCCGCAACGACGGCCCCGCCGAGCGGAAGATCGCCTACGCGCTCGACGGCCCGAACGGATTGCCGATCGAAGGGTGGTGGTACGCCAACAAGACGAGCCGCAACTGGGACGCCGCCGGTTTGCGCGACGTGATCGGCCGGTTCTACCGCGATCGTTCGCCGCTCGCCCCGCAAATGGTCGCCCCGGCGACGATCGCCGAGGGGAAGGCCCAAGACTTCCAGGGGGGGTCGATCGATTACATGGGGGTCGACGCCCAGTACTTTTCGGTGGCGCTCATCCCGCAGAAGAAGTTGCCTGACGAAATCTGGATCGAACGGGTCCAGCCGCTGCTGTTGGGCCCGCGCCCGGTCAAGGGATCGGTCGAGTCGCGGTACGCCAACGTGTCGTGCCGGATGTTCAGCGAGGCTGAGTCGGTCGCCCCAGGCGACTCGATCTCGCACGAATACCAAGTCTTCGCCGGCCCCAAGCGCCCCGATCTCCTCACGGAGTACAAGACGGCCGGCGGCAAGGCCCCTTCGCTCGGAGACCTAGTCTACTACGGGTGGTACAGCGGCATCGCCCGCGCGATGTTGGGCATTCTCCACTTCTTCTACGGCATCGTCGGCAACTACGGCCTGGCGATTATCATGCTCACCGTGCTGGTGCGCGGGTTGATGTTCCCCATCAGCCGCAGCCAAGCCAAGAGCATGGCGAACATGCAGCTCCTCAAGCCCGAGATGGATCGGATCAAGGAGCGGTACAAGGGGGACCAGCAGAAGCAAGCCGCGGCGATGCAGGATTTGTATCGCAAGCACGGCGTGAACCCGCTGGCCGGGTGTTTGCCGATGCTCATTCAGTTGCCGGTGTTCGTCGGGCTGTACAAGGGTCTGTCGGTCGACATTGAACTGCGGCAGGCCCCGCTGTTCGGTTCCTGGACCCGGTGGTGCTCGAACCTGGCGGCGCCCGACATGCTGCTCGACTGGTCCGGCTTCATGCCCGACGCGGTCAACCGAGGCGAGGCGTTCATCATCGGCTTGGGGCCCTACCTGAACGTGCTGCCGCTGGTGACGATGGGTCTGTTTCTGCTGCAGCAGAAGATGTTCATGCCCGAGCCGACCAACGAGCAGGCCGCGTTGCAGCAGAAGATGATGAAGTACATGATGGTTTTCATGGGGCTCATGTTCTACAAGGTCCCGAGCGGGTTGTGCCTGTACTTCATCGCTTCGAGCCTGTGGGGGATCGCCGAGCGGAAGTTGATCGGCCAGTCGACGCCACCCGAGCCCGGCAAATCCGGCGAACCAGCCAAGAGCGAAGCCCCGCCGCGAGACCGTAAGCGACCCGCGGGCAAAACGAGCAAGAAGCGGCGTTAGCCCTGCAAGTCCGCGACCCGTCCAGCCTCGCACTCCCGAAATCGGGGGCCTGAGCTTGTCGCGCCGACTTCCCTCGACGAGCGCGGGACGTGCAACTCGACCTTGACGACACGATCGTAGCGGCAGCAAGCGCTCCCGGAGGCGCGGCGCGAGGCATCGTTCGCCTCAGCGGCCCTGCGGCGCGCGAACATTGCGCTGAGCTGTTCATCCCCGACGCCGGCGGGGAGATCCCGGCGTCCGGCTTGCCCTGCGTGCTCGCGGGCAGTTTGCGCGCGGCGGGAACCTCGATCCCTGCTGCGCTTCACTGGTGGCCGACCGCGCGGTCCTACACGCGACAACCGGTCGGCGAGTTTCACCTTCCCGGTTCCCCCCCGCTGGTGCAGGCGGCGGTCGACGCGCTGTGCGTCGCGGGGGCTCGTCCCGCACGGCCGGGGGAGTTCACCTTGCGGGCCTTTCTCGCCGGCCGGCTCGACCTGACCCAGGCCGAGGCGGTGCTCGGGGTCATCGACGCACGCAGCGCGGGCGATTTGCACACGGCCCTGGCGCAACTCGCCGGCGGGTTGTCGGGACCGCTGGCTGCGCTCCGCGGCGATTTGCTCGACCTGCTGGCCGAGTTGGAAGCGGGGCTCGACTTTGCGGAAGAAGACGTTGTGTTCGTCGCCGCGGAGGAGCTGCAGCGACGTCTTGCTGCGGCGAACGCCGAAGTTCAGCAGATCGGCGCACAATTGCAGGCCCGCGGCGAGTCGACGACCTGTCCGCGGGCAGTGCTTGTCGGGCTTCCCAACGCGGGCAAGAGCAGCCTGTTCAACCTGCTCGTCGCCCGCTTCGGCGCCGCAGCCGACACGGCCCCGGCGATCGTCTCCGCGGTCGCCGGCACGACCCGCGACTATCTCACGGCCCGGCTGTCGATCGACGGCGTGACCTTGGAATTGGTCGACACCGCGGGGGAAAGCGACGCGGCGGTCGACGCGATCGATCGTTCGGCTCAGGACGCGACCTCGGGCCAACGTCGCGCCGCGGACATTCGTTTGGAGTGCGTCGAGGCGACGAGCCTCTTTCGCCCACAGGCCGAGGCAACGTCTGTCGAGTCGCCGGCGATCACCCTGCTCGCCAAGGCGGACCTCGTGTCCGAATCGCAGCAAGCCCGACTGCGGACCGAGTTTCCCGACGCTGTCCTCGTCAGCAGTCGCCGCGAGACGGGCGTCCGCGAATTGGCGAGCCGACTGGCGACCGTGGCGATCGAGGCGAACGCCGAGACGGGCCGCGGCGCCGTGGCGTCGACGGCGGTTCGCACCGCCGACAGCCTGCGGCGCGCAGCCGACGCCCTGACCGCCGCCGCCGAGCGGGCTCGCGCCGCGGGGGCCGAGGAGCTGGTCGCTGCGGAACTTCGCGCCGCATTGTCCGCACTGGGAGAAGTCGTCGGCGCCGTTTACGTCGACGACGTGCTCGACCGCATCTTCAGCCGGTTCTGCATCGGCAAGTAGCCCGTCTGGGGTGCTAGCACGTGCGGTTCGAGTTCTCGCATGATCCGGCTCACGACCGTACGGCGGGTTTGCCGACTTTGACGATGCCCGGCGTTTCGCCGGCGCTTGCTCCCGCGTCACAAGTCCCCGTTGGCATGCCTGTATGCGGATAGCTTGGTTCGGCAAGTGGAGAGGTCGCGGGGCGCGGTTCGTGATTGTCGCGCTGGCGGCGACGAACTGGTTGGCGACGTGGTCGGCGTCCTGCGTCCGCGCCGCCGATGCGCGCGAGGCGGCCCTTTCCGCGGCGGTGGCGACTGTTACCGACGGCGAACTGCTTGGCCACGCCGGCACGCTGGCCGACGACGCGCTCGAAGGACGCGAGGCCGGAAGCCGCGGCGGGCTGGCGGCGGCGCGCTACATCGAGGGCCGCCTCTCCGCAGCTCGGCTCCGTCCGGCCGGCGAGGCGGGCGCCTTCGCCCAGCGGTTCAACGGCAATATGCAGAACCTGCTGGCCGTCTTGCCCGGCAGCGACCCGCAGTTGGCCGACGAGGTCGTCCTCGTCGGCGCCCACTACGATCACGTCGGCTACGGCTCGCGGGCCAACAGCAACGGCCCGATCGGTTACATCCACAACGGCGCCGACGACAACGCCAGCGGCGTGGCGGCGGTGCTCGAGATTGTCGACGCCCTGGTCACGATCGACTATCGCCCCCGGCGGACGATCCTGTTCGCATTCTGGGACGGCGAGGAAAAGAATCTGCTCGGGTCGCGGCACTGGGTCCGCCGACCGACGTTGCCGCTGAAAAGCGTGAAGACGGCGGTCAACGTCGACATGGTCGGCCGCCTGCGGGACGGCGTGCTGACCGTCGGCGGCACGCGAACCGGGTACGGCAGTCGCCGCCTGACGAGCAGCGAGCGACTTCCCGCGGGGATGCGACTCGACTACTCGTGGGAGTTCAAAGAAAACAGCGACCATTGGCCGTTGTTCGAGGCGGGCGTCCCCTCGCTGGTGATCAACACGGGACTGCACGACGATTATCATCGTCCCAGCGACGACGTCGAGAAGCTGAACGTCGCCGGAATGCGGCTGGTGTCGCAGTATCTGGTCGAAGTCGTCATGCGCCTGGCCGACGCCGACGAGCTCCCCAAATACCGAGCGGCGGGCCGCGGCGAGACCCCGTCGCTGGCCGTCGTGCGCGAGGCGCCGTTGCCGCCGTTCCCCGCGCGGGCGCCCGTCGAGTGGGCCGCTCGCGCCGCCGGCGACCCCGCGGGGGTGCTGGTCGTCGCCGTGCGAACGACCGCCGGGGCCGAACCGCTCGACCTCCGACCCGGCGACCGCGTGATCGGTTGCGACGGCCGGCCGATCGCTGCGCTCGGCGAGCTCGAGTCGCACCTGCTGGTCGCCGCCAAAGCGGTGCTGCTGCAAGTCGTCGGCCGCGAGGCCGACCAGCCGCGCGAGGTCCTGCTGCCGCTCGCCGGCAAGCCGCTCCGCTTCGGCGCTTCCTGGCGCGCCGACGAGTCGGAACCGGGCACGGTCTTCTTGACGCGAGTCGTCCCGTACTCGGCCGCAGCCCGCGCGGGCTTGGCCGTCGGCGACCGGATCGACGCCGTCGACGGCGCCCCGTTCGCCGACGCGGCCGAACTGCTGGCCCGATTGCAGGAGTCGCTCGACTCCGGGGCCCGCGAGCTCGCCCTCCGCGTCGAACGCCAAGGCCGCGTTCGCACGCTGGCGGTCGATCTGACCTCGCCCACCGAGCCATCGCGCGACGCGACGCTGTAGAGCTCTCCGTGGGCGACGTTCTCCGAAAATCGCTCGCCGGTTTCAGAGAAATCGGCCGCCGTAAACGGGCGGTGACGTGTCGGGCTGGGCGAAGCGTCGGGCCAGTTCGCTTTGTGTGAACGACTTTCCTTGATAGTTCGCTTATTGTGAACTATCATTCTCTTAAATGGCGATGAAATCCCTGGAATCGGCGCCGGAGCAGTATGGGTGCGCGTGCTAGCCAAGCCGATGTTGCGGAACTTCTGGGAATCGCCTGAGCGGGGCGACTCGGAAGGTCCATTGCAGGCTTGGTACAGTCATGTGAGCAACAAGAAGACCGATTGGACCTGCTTCGCCGACGTCAAGAAGGCGTACGGCTCGGCCGACTTGGTGGGAAAGTGCGTCGTCTTCAATATCGCCGGCAACAAGTACCGACTCGTCGTGAAGATCGAGTACAAGAAACGCTTTGTGTTCGTCAAGAAAGTGATGACGCACGAGGAGTACGACTTGGGACGCTGGAAGTCCGACTGTTCCTGCTTTCCCCCGCCGACTGGGGCAGGGGACCGAGCTGTTCGGGCAGCGACGCCGAAGCGGCTTGCAGGAAAACGCAATCGCCCCACGAGAGGAAACTGACATGGCCGCAGCCGCTTCGTTTCGCTTCAAGGGGCCGACCGGCGACGCTTACTTGGAGTGCGTGAAGAGCTTTCCGCTCCGCACGATCTCTTCCGACGAGCACCTCGCAGCGGCGCATGAGGTGATCGATCGGTTGCTTGACAAGGAGCGTCTCAACGACGGGGAGAGCGCGTACCTGGATGCGTTGGTCGAACTGGCAGCCCGTTACGAAGACGAGCACCACCAAATTCCGCCCGCCTCGGACGCGGAGATGCTCCGGCATTTGCTGGAGGCCAAGGACGTCACGGCGGCCCTCCTGAGCCGCGAAACCGGCGTCCACAAGTCCGCAATCTCGGAAGTGCTTTCAGGCAAGAAGGATTTCAGCAAAGCGATGATTCGCAAGTTCGCGGAGTACTTCGAGGTCGACGTCAGCGTGTTGGCTGCGAATATTTGACGGCGCAGGGCGAATCGTCTCGGACCAAGTTGGGCGAGCGACTCCTGCAACGGCGTCCTCCGCAAGCTGCCCCTGATGTGTGATTCCGTTCGCGCCGCGCCCCGGACAAGCGGAGATGCCGCCCCGGGCAGCCCGCACTTGGCCGTTGCGGCATTCGAATGCGTGCGGACTAATCGCCCGCCGGCAACAACGCCCGCAGTCGCTCCCACGTGAACAGTCCGCTGTCGTGGCCGTCGGACCAGCGAACCCGTAGGGCGTAGTTGCCGACCAGTTCCATCGCTTTGATCGCGATGTCGGCGGGGATCGTCGCGGGGTCGAGGATCCGCTCGCCCGTCCATTCGTTGACGCACTGGGCGCACTCGCATTGGCCGCGGAGCTCGCGTAGCGGGAACTCGTGCGTGCGGTCGGCCCACGCGACGCGCAGCACGCCCTGATCGCGACGGGCCTGGAGGTCGATCGGAACGAGAACGGGCGAAGTCATAGCGAAGGTTCGAGTCGCGCCGACGGGAAGCCGCGGTGACAAGCTCACCGGCATTGCGGTTCCCGCAGCATCTCGCGGCGGGCGTGAGTTGGCAACCCGCCCCGGGGCGTGAATTCTCCTGAGTGTCCGTGAAAACAAGGCTGCGCCGAACCTCGCGCTCGCCTGTCGGCTCCTAGTCGGTAGGACCGCAGGCGGCTATACTTGCCCAACGACCGCCTGGGAGCCGGGCGCTCGCGGGGATGTGGCGGAATTGGCAGACGCGCTGGATTTAGGTTCCAGTGGGGTAACCCGTGCAGGTTCGATTCCTGTCATCCCCACACGAAGACCAGGACGCAACGGGGGAAGGCGGACGGTCGAAAGGGGGCGGTCGCCGACCACGCCCTTTCCGCCCTCCGTCTTCCCCCTTCGTCCTTGGCAATCGAGACCGTAGCTCAGTCGGTAGAGCAACGGACTTTTAATCCGTAGGTCCCGGGTTCGAGTCCCGGCGGTCTCACTTTTTGTTAGTCGGCGGCCAAGTCCCGGGGCGGATGCTCGTGCGGGGCGCGTTTGGCGAGACGGCGATGAGCGGCTCAGTGCGAACCAACTCCCGGCCGCTCGCCCCCGAACTGCTCGCCCCGGCGGGGGATTGGGACTGCGCCCGGGCCGCCGTCGCCAACGGGGCCGACGCGATCTACTTCGGGCTCGACGCGGGGTTCAACGCCCGGCATCGGGCGACGAATTTCTCGCTGGAGACGCTTCCCGAGTTGCTGGCCGAGTTGCGGCTCAGCGGCGTGAAGGGCTATCTCACGCTCAACACGCTGGCGTTCACCGACGAACTGCCGCGGCTTGAGGAGCATGTGCGGCGGGTCGCGGCGGCCGGGATCGATGCGCTGCTGGTGCAGGACCTGGGGGTCGCTCGGCTGGTGCGAGAGATCTGCCCCGAATTGCCGCTGCACGCCAGCACACAGATGACGATGACCTCGGCGGCGACGATCGCCCAGATCGAGTCGCTGGGGATCAGCCGCGTCGTGTTGGCTCGGGAGTTGTCGTTGGCCGAGATCCGCAAGATCGCCGCGGCGACGCCAATGCCGCTCGAAGCGTTCGTCCACGGCGCCCTGTGCGTGGCGTACAGCGGGCAGTGTCTCACAAGCGAATCGCTGGGCGGTCGCAGTGCGAATCGGGGGCAGTGCGCCCAGGCGTGCCGGCTCGATTACCAATTGATCTGCGACGGCGCCGACGTCGATCTGGGGGACGTGAAATACCTGCTCAGCCCGCAGGATCTGGCGGCGATCGAACTTGTGCCCGAGCTGGTCGCCGCGGGGATCGCATCGCTGAAGATCGAGGGGCGACTCAAGGCGCCCGAGTACGTCGCGGCGATCACGGCCCAGTATCGGCAGGCGATTGACGCGGCGCTGGCGGGCGAGGCGGTGCGGCTGTCGGCCGCGGCCCGACGCGACATGGAGCTGACCTTCTCGCGCGGGTTGTCGCCGGGGTGGCTCGCGGGGAACGACCACAAGCGGCTTGTCCCGGGGCTCTCCAGCGCGAAACGGGGGCTGCGCGTCGGCACGCTCCGCGGGCGGCGCGGGGATCGGCTTGTCGCGGACCTCGTCGAGCCGCTCGTCAAAGGGGACGGCATCGTCCTGGCCGGCGATCGCGCCGCGGGGGCTGAGATCGGGAGCCGGGTCTATCAGGTGTTTCGCAACGGCGAGCCGCAGGACGAGCCCGCGACCGGTCGGGTCGAATTGCTGCTGGCCCCGGGGACGCTGGAGGGGGGCTCGCCCGCGCCGGGGACGGCGATTTGGCAGACCGACGATCCGCGGCTGTCGAAGCGGCTGCGGGCGACCTTTGCGAGCGCCGACCCGCACCGCCGCGCGGCGATCGACTTGCACGTGCGGGCCGTGGTCGGCCAGCCGATTCGGCTGCGGGCGAAGTCTGAGGACGGCGTCGTCGTCGCGTTCGACGGCGACCATCGCCCCGAAGTCGCGCGCCGCCATGCCGCCGACGTCGGACTGCTCCGCGAGCAGTTTTCGCGGCTGGGAGGAACGCACTATGTACTGGGCGAGCTGACGGCCGAACTTGCGGGCGAGCCGATGATCCCGCTAAGCGTGCTGGGGCGGTTGCGCAAGGACCTTGTGGCGGCGCTCGACGCGGCTCGCGTCTCCCCCCCGCAGCGGCGGATCGAGGAGCCCGGGGTCGCGGCTCGGATGCTGGCGTCCGCGTCGACGACATTTGCCGCGGACGGCCGTACTGCAGGACCCGCGGCCCGAAGCTCGCCGCAACTGCTCGTCTTGTGTCGCTCGCTGCGGCAGGTGCATGACGCGCTCGACGCCGGGGTGACGTCGCTCTACGCCGATCTGCACGACCCGCGCGACTACGCCCCGGCGGTTCGCGACGCGCACTCCGCAGGGGCGTCGCTGTGGCTGGCGTCGCTGCGGATCCATAAGCCGGGCGAAGACGGCCTGTTTCGCGCGCTGGACAAGGCGGGCGCCGACGGTTGGTTGGTGCGAAATCTCGCCGCGCTCGCCGAGGCGCGACGGCTGGGGGTTCCCTGCGTCGCCGACTTCTCGCTCAACGCGGCCAACCCGCTTTCCGTCGAGTGGCTCCTGGCGCAGGGCGCCGCGCGGGCGACCGTTTCCTACGATCTCAATCGCGACCAGTTGCTCGATCTGGTCGCTGCCGTTCCGACGGCGCCGCTCGAAGTGGTCGTCCACCAACACATGCCGATGTTCCACATGGAGCACTGCGTGTTTTGCGCCGTGCTCTCTCCCGGGCGGAACAAAACCGATTGCGGCCGGCCGTGCGATCGGCACGAGGTGAAGCTCCGCGATCGGGTCGGGGCCGAGCACGTGCTGCAGGCCGACATCGCATGTCGCAATACGCTGTACAACGCCTCGGCGCAAAGCGGAGCCGAGGCGGTGGCGCCGCTGGTGGCGGGGGGCGTGCGGCACTTTCGCGTCGAGCTGCTGGCCGACGCCCCGGCGCGCGAGACGCGGCGGATCACGGAGCTGTACCGCCAATTGCTCGCCGGCGAGATCGCGGGGGCCCAGGTCTGGCAGACCTTGCGGGCCGACAGCCGCGTCGGCGTCACCCGGGGCACGCTGGAGACGCCCCGCAACCCGCTGGCGATTCTGTAGCGGGCCGTAGGCGGCTGATGCGTCGGTCGCCCGACAGCTCGCGCACGGGCGCCTATTGTCCAGTCGGCGGCCGATGCCGCTGGCCCCCAGCGACTCGCCTCCTATGTCCGGGGCGAGTTTTGCACGGGCCTTTGAGACTGTTTTCACGCAGCAAAAAGGGGCGAGCGAGACTGTGTTTTCAGGCATTTTCCGCGGGATTATGCCTGCAAAATGGGAACGAGGGCCCGGCGGGCTGACGGCTGGCGACAGGTTTTTCGCAGATCTCCCAGAAGTTGCGACTTTTCAATGCCGGAATGCAAAATAGTGGATGTTGTCTCTTGTTATGATGAATTAACGCACGACGGCAGGCGGGCTGTCTCCTGGCGTCGCCAAACCTCGGGGCTGAGCCTCGGGGGCCGCGGCTGCTAGGCGTGGATCCCCGGAGGGAACCGCTTGTCCGGGACTTGTTTGCTTATCCGCTTCGCCGCGTCAGGCGACCCAACCCATCACCTCCGCGACGAATCGAGATTGGTTCGGTTGTGTTTCGCCTCCCTGCGACCGGGGCGAGTCAGCACGAGGACCGTCTTGCCCGTCAGGGCCGGCGACCGCGGCGATCCGTCGCACTTGGAGACGATCCTCTTGGAGTCAAACGGAATCATGGCCAACCTCAATCGTCCCCGTCGGCCCCGACACGGTTTTACCTTGGTGGAACTCTTGGTGGTGATCGCCATCATCGGGGTGCTCGTGGCGCTGCTTCTGCCGGCGATCCAGGCGGCGCGAGAGGCGGCGCGACGGATGCAATGCACGAACAATTTGAAGCAACTTGGACTGGCGACGCTGAATTACGAAAGTGCTCGAAAGAAGTTGCCGCCATCGAGAGTCGCCGACGGGCACCTCACCTATTTGTCGTTACTGCTCGACTACATGGAGCAGTCGCAAGTCCGCGGGCTATGGGATCTTAAGCGGGGAAATCACGGTTGTTTCTACGATCAAGCGCTGACGACGAGGCAGGCCGTCGTCGACGCCTTCTTCTGCCCGTCCCAGCAGCATGAATCGACGA
The window above is part of the Pirellulales bacterium genome. Proteins encoded here:
- a CDS encoding YidC/Oxa1 family insertase periplasmic-domain containing protein; its protein translation is MERRFVLFLTVAMFILLANAWWTISHMPPPQEKLPVDAQADAAPKGADKRLAAVEKGAGAEDEPAEQAPAAGEPEDVHPRQYVTLGSLDPKSPYRMLATLTNEGAGVRRIELASSRYLDLYSLEQRIGYLGHLELAPERGGLRVGAVGLGTPAAAAGLLPGDLVVAAGTKEVKPVASLKEFVDATRGRSKAEVTLRIDRAGVEQELKVRLVRRPLEVVRPESENVRLWKDDVPADYAQPPSFRVTTPQIGDETLADLHKQILKQAEQRGVAPGELPAELPGVDLMNANWRLVEHSEESATFERRLPKHGLTVVKRYRLAKLPAQGEGAPAGSSSLDAPAYHLMLELSIRNDGPAERKIAYALDGPNGLPIEGWWYANKTSRNWDAAGLRDVIGRFYRDRSPLAPQMVAPATIAEGKAQDFQGGSIDYMGVDAQYFSVALIPQKKLPDEIWIERVQPLLLGPRPVKGSVESRYANVSCRMFSEAESVAPGDSISHEYQVFAGPKRPDLLTEYKTAGGKAPSLGDLVYYGWYSGIARAMLGILHFFYGIVGNYGLAIIMLTVLVRGLMFPISRSQAKSMANMQLLKPEMDRIKERYKGDQQKQAAAMQDLYRKHGVNPLAGCLPMLIQLPVFVGLYKGLSVDIELRQAPLFGSWTRWCSNLAAPDMLLDWSGFMPDAVNRGEAFIIGLGPYLNVLPLVTMGLFLLQQKMFMPEPTNEQAALQQKMMKYMMVFMGLMFYKVPSGLCLYFIASSLWGIAERKLIGQSTPPEPGKSGEPAKSEAPPRDRKRPAGKTSKKRR
- a CDS encoding 50S ribosome-binding GTPase gives rise to the protein MQLDLDDTIVAAASAPGGAARGIVRLSGPAAREHCAELFIPDAGGEIPASGLPCVLAGSLRAAGTSIPAALHWWPTARSYTRQPVGEFHLPGSPPLVQAAVDALCVAGARPARPGEFTLRAFLAGRLDLTQAEAVLGVIDARSAGDLHTALAQLAGGLSGPLAALRGDLLDLLAELEAGLDFAEEDVVFVAAEELQRRLAAANAEVQQIGAQLQARGESTTCPRAVLVGLPNAGKSSLFNLLVARFGAAADTAPAIVSAVAGTTRDYLTARLSIDGVTLELVDTAGESDAAVDAIDRSAQDATSGQRRAADIRLECVEATSLFRPQAEATSVESPAITLLAKADLVSESQQARLRTEFPDAVLVSSRRETGVRELASRLATVAIEANAETGRGAVASTAVRTADSLRRAADALTAAAERARAAGAEELVAAELRAALSALGEVVGAVYVDDVLDRIFSRFCIGK
- a CDS encoding M20/M25/M40 family metallo-hydrolase — encoded protein: MRIAWFGKWRGRGARFVIVALAATNWLATWSASCVRAADAREAALSAAVATVTDGELLGHAGTLADDALEGREAGSRGGLAAARYIEGRLSAARLRPAGEAGAFAQRFNGNMQNLLAVLPGSDPQLADEVVLVGAHYDHVGYGSRANSNGPIGYIHNGADDNASGVAAVLEIVDALVTIDYRPRRTILFAFWDGEEKNLLGSRHWVRRPTLPLKSVKTAVNVDMVGRLRDGVLTVGGTRTGYGSRRLTSSERLPAGMRLDYSWEFKENSDHWPLFEAGVPSLVINTGLHDDYHRPSDDVEKLNVAGMRLVSQYLVEVVMRLADADELPKYRAAGRGETPSLAVVREAPLPPFPARAPVEWAARAAGDPAGVLVVAVRTTAGAEPLDLRPGDRVIGCDGRPIAALGELESHLLVAAKAVLLQVVGREADQPREVLLPLAGKPLRFGASWRADESEPGTVFLTRVVPYSAAARAGLAVGDRIDAVDGAPFADAAELLARLQESLDSGARELALRVERQGRVRTLAVDLTSPTEPSRDATL
- a CDS encoding type II toxin-antitoxin system HigB family toxin yields the protein MLRNFWESPERGDSEGPLQAWYSHVSNKKTDWTCFADVKKAYGSADLVGKCVVFNIAGNKYRLVVKIEYKKRFVFVKKVMTHEEYDLGRWKSDCSCFPPPTGAGDRAVRAATPKRLAGKRNRPTRGN
- a CDS encoding helix-turn-helix domain-containing protein, which produces MAAAASFRFKGPTGDAYLECVKSFPLRTISSDEHLAAAHEVIDRLLDKERLNDGESAYLDALVELAARYEDEHHQIPPASDAEMLRHLLEAKDVTAALLSRETGVHKSAISEVLSGKKDFSKAMIRKFAEYFEVDVSVLAANI
- a CDS encoding DUF971 domain-containing protein, whose amino-acid sequence is MTSPVLVPIDLQARRDQGVLRVAWADRTHEFPLRELRGQCECAQCVNEWTGERILDPATIPADIAIKAMELVGNYALRVRWSDGHDSGLFTWERLRALLPAGD
- a CDS encoding U32 family peptidase gives rise to the protein MSGSVRTNSRPLAPELLAPAGDWDCARAAVANGADAIYFGLDAGFNARHRATNFSLETLPELLAELRLSGVKGYLTLNTLAFTDELPRLEEHVRRVAAAGIDALLVQDLGVARLVREICPELPLHASTQMTMTSAATIAQIESLGISRVVLARELSLAEIRKIAAATPMPLEAFVHGALCVAYSGQCLTSESLGGRSANRGQCAQACRLDYQLICDGADVDLGDVKYLLSPQDLAAIELVPELVAAGIASLKIEGRLKAPEYVAAITAQYRQAIDAALAGEAVRLSAAARRDMELTFSRGLSPGWLAGNDHKRLVPGLSSAKRGLRVGTLRGRRGDRLVADLVEPLVKGDGIVLAGDRAAGAEIGSRVYQVFRNGEPQDEPATGRVELLLAPGTLEGGSPAPGTAIWQTDDPRLSKRLRATFASADPHRRAAIDLHVRAVVGQPIRLRAKSEDGVVVAFDGDHRPEVARRHAADVGLLREQFSRLGGTHYVLGELTAELAGEPMIPLSVLGRLRKDLVAALDAARVSPPQRRIEEPGVAARMLASASTTFAADGRTAGPAARSSPQLLVLCRSLRQVHDALDAGVTSLYADLHDPRDYAPAVRDAHSAGASLWLASLRIHKPGEDGLFRALDKAGADGWLVRNLAALAEARRLGVPCVADFSLNAANPLSVEWLLAQGAARATVSYDLNRDQLLDLVAAVPTAPLEVVVHQHMPMFHMEHCVFCAVLSPGRNKTDCGRPCDRHEVKLRDRVGAEHVLQADIACRNTLYNASAQSGAEAVAPLVAGGVRHFRVELLADAPARETRRITELYRQLLAGEIAGAQVWQTLRADSRVGVTRGTLETPRNPLAIL